In the Phaeodactylum tricornutum CCAP 1055/1 chromosome 13, whole genome shotgun sequence genome, ACAGTTCCAGGAATCAAACTTCGGTATACACTACCGAGAGTTCGGACGATGGTTGTCTGTCAACCTAATATAATGTGCTTGATTGTAACTGGTAGTACGGTTGTGTCCAACGGAATTTTCGTCTGCACGTCGTCATCACCATGGATTTCTAGGGTCGGGGGCAAGACGACGTGGAGGTCCGTGAGTCCATTGACTTTTATTCGTTTTTGCTTGGTGTCCTATAGAACCCAAAAAACAAACGGTGccactaactgtaaaaaaaaGGCGAACATGGAATCAATGGAAACAAATGGAAACAACGTCTGTTCTTCCATCGGAGCTCGCGTTCTCATTGGTGTTCGCGCCACTTTGGAGCCGACACCCACTTTGTGGGACGATCACACCGGTGGCTTCAAAGTAGGATTCGGAAGCCAACCCCCCGACCCCTCTCTACAGCGTCCAGTACCGTCTTCCACAGAAAACACCCTCCCCCTTCCCAACGGGAAAGCACGACTTGTCTCTGCTTCCGTTCGGAACAAATCATCTATATTTACTAAGGAGCGTGGGTCCATCCTCACAAGCCAAGGCTTCTCCGTTGTAACATACCCTAAGCAAATTGGGATTCTTCACAATTATAGCCCCTTCCTCCACAACATTCCATAAAGTGGACTTTTCCTTACCCCGCACCCTTTCCAACGGTTCCTCCATCTCCCAATCGAGCAGGCAATATCGGACAATCATACGCACCATCATGAGACGACGGCAGCTACTCCCTCCCAGAATTGCCGCGTACGTCGCCTGTGtgttcttttctttttgcaacagCTCTCTTTTGGCTGCTGCTTCTGCCGAGTTGGCTGACAACGGAAACCACGCTGTTTCGGTGGACTTCCCGGAGACTCTACATTCCTCTGGGGCCTCACTCACACTATCCAGTCGCGCAAGAAGCGATGACTTCCGTTCTCTCGCTCTGGGCGATTTCGACGCCCTCAATGCCTTGTACAGTGGCACAACTTTCACTTTGCCGAGTACTTCGGTTGATACCAAGGTGGGAGGTTTTACTTTGTCACTGAGTTTTGCCAATATCGTCTGTCGTGATTTCAATCTAGGGGACATTCGCTTGACACCCGTTGAAAACATCACTACGGCCGCCACCACAATACGCTCGACTCTGCAACTTGTTGACGTCGACATTGTTTGTTCGGCCGATTACCGGTACCGATACATACTCGGAACCAACGGAGGAGGACGGGCCGACATTTACACACGTGACAATTCAGTATCCAGCCAAATCGTCTTGCGATCTCCCGACCTAGCTAGGTTTGCGCCCGACGAGTTTATTTTAGAGAACTGCGCTACGACGGTCAATGTCTTCGACTTGGACTTTAATGGAGGCGGCGTTGTTAATATTGTCGGCAACATTTTGAACGCACTCGATAAAGTACTGCGCAACGTGGTGGAGCGGGAAATTTCTGACTTCTTGTGTCAAGCCCTGCAAGATGTTGATGACGATGTTGCTGCCTTGTTGGGACGACTGACTACTTTGCTGGGGCCGTATTTGGGGGATTCACCCGACGGTAACGGCAATGATAGTGTGGCGGTCGGGGCTTTGCAGGCGGAACGTGATCTGGTCGTGCCGTCCGATGTAACCTTGTTGAACTTTCAAGAGCCGTCTACACAGTTTGCCAACGTGATTGATTTGCTTGTGGAGCAAGTTGGCGGGTACTTTGGCAACACCAATACCGGTGCGGGAACGCTTAATATCAATGCCCTTCTCCGTGATCAGATCTTGGACGACAACGGTGCCTTGGTCGTGGACCTGACGAAACTAGGAGACTTTGGATCGGGCAATCTGTTGCAAGCAAGCAACGAGATATTGGGATCCATTGCAGTGAAGATCGAAACGGCGACCGTCATCGGTTTGGACAGTTTCTCCAGGTTTGACGACTTGAGCCAGATTGGCAATTTCACATTTCAAACAGGCTTTGCCATTGAGGACATTCGGTTGGAGATACAGATGGAATTGCGGCTGCAACCGCCGGCTTCTACCCAATCCCTGGTGGAGGTTGTACAGGTTGAAATACCGTTGGGACGCGTCGACGCATCGACGTCGCTGCTATTGGCGATCGACCAGGGTCGACTGGGAAGCTTGCCGCTTGGGTCGTTGCTGAACGACGATTCGGTGGTGAATTGTCTCCTTTCGGCTGTTTTCGATTTGCAAGTAACGAGCTTGTCGATTCAACCGGCCTTATCCGTCGGACTCCCAACGGTACGGGGTTTTGCTACACCTGGATTGCAGCGCGTTGTCGGTACCGCAGTCGAGATCGTGTACGACGCCTTTTACCAAACGTTGGTAGTCGCACTCAACAATTTCGTGCAAACTACCGCCATTGAGTTTCTCGACGATGCCGTGCAGGGACTGCGGAACAGCACTACGTGTCTGACGAAAGCGCGGGGCTCGGAGACAGCTCTCATTGATTTTCGCGACCTCTTGTTGTCGGCGGAAGAATCGGAAGCGTACGGTGGTAACGGGACAAACCCTTACGGAAGTCTGGGAGTTGTGGTCAAAAGTTTGATCGACGACGAGCTTGTGGCCAATGACGCCTCGGGTGTACCAAAGATGAATAATTTTATCATCAAGCCCTTGACCGAACAGCAGTCAGGAATAGCGGGCACATTCCTGTTGGCGCAAGAATTTCTTGCATTCGATCAAAGGATCAGCTTCAATGGGTTGGACGCCAAGGTTCGATTCCGCATTGCTGACCTACGGGTGGAGAACCTGGACACTATTCGCGAGCCGTTGGCTCTGCTTGACCCCCTCACGAATGAAGCGAGTCGCATCAACAATACTCTCTCAATGGGTACCCCGTCCACGCCTTTGCGGATATCCGTACTGTTGCAGATCGGAGTGGAAGGCGCAGGTACGTACTTGTAGAAGGAATCCAATGTCGCATCGAAAttgtgaaagagtagattCTGACCCACTCGCTCATTGCCCTGCCCACAGGTACCACAATCCTGAACAAAGTGAACATCGGAGTTGAGCTGTCTTCTGTGTCGGTTGTTACGAAGCTTCTGGCCAGAATTGTGGAGCGGGACTTTCTGTCGTTTCCAATCGAAGATATGTTGAACATAGATTGTTGGCTTGCGACTGTACAGACCCCTAGCCTGAGCGCTCAGGGTGTTCGTAATGAGGACAGCATGGTGTCACTTGGCTTGGAGGATCTGAAATTGCTGATTGGCGATATGAACTTCACCGTGGACTGCATTGAGTGCACGAGTCCTCAGGTGTTGCAGATCGGCGAGTTGTTACGTACACCGCAGGGCCAAACCGACGCCGCTACTAGCGCGCAAAATGTGGTGGACTATCTAGTCTCACTGACACAGGGAGACAACTCGTTTTTGCAATCGAGAATTGATCGCTTATTGGTGGAATCGGCGAAACGTTGTCCGCACAGTCCGAGTTTCTCGTCCGAGACTGGATCACTGCAGTATGAAGCGTTTGAAGTAAATCTGAAGGAGGACTCTATGAGTTTCCTTTTGGGAGTTTTGGTTGCTGCTGGTGTAAGTGTGGGAGGCACAATTCTACTGACCATTCTGGTGAAGGTACTCGTTGCGAGACGTAATCGCAAGTGGCTGCAATCACTGCCTAGCTCGCGTGCGTTAGCCATTTACGATGAACAACAGAAACATCGGgatttcgaagaaagcatcGATAAACGCACATCAAGTATGTTTCGTAGCGGTCAGGTACCGCTCGTTATCCGTTGGTTGGTTCCCGTGTTTATTCTGGGAAACATTGGGATGTTTCTGAGCGGCCATTTGAGTGTTGGAGGATCCGTGCGTATCTATATCCAAATAGCTGGAGAGCGGCTTGTATTTGATGACTTTTACAGCTTCTCAGTGGCACAGTCCGCTATTGAATTGTGGGATGCCGGAGGGAAGGAACTGGCGGTAAGAACCGTGGACCGAGTTGGTTGAAAAATCGACTTTCTGGTTTGTGTACTCACGCGTCAAGTGTTTTTGCAGATTTTGATCCTTATCTTTAGCGGAGTGTGGCCGTACACCAAACAAATTCTGACTTTTTTGCTGTGGTTTGCTCCGCCGACGAGGGTTTCCGTGTCCACGCGCGGGACTTGGCTGTTGTGGTTGGATGCGCTTGCCAAATGGAGTATGATTGATGTGTTTGTGATGATAATATCGATTGTTGCTTTTCGAGTGTCGATCCGAAGGTACGTTTTGAGCTCTAGGTGTGGCGTACCGAATGCATTTAGACATGGGAACCGTATACGTATACTTACTACTTTTGCAACTGTTTGTTTCCATCGTTGAAACAGTCCTAGTCAATCCTTTCTACCGGATGATCTGTACCGAGTCGACTTGGCTGTAGTCCCCGTGTGGGGATTGTACGCGAACTTGACTGCGCAGCTTCTATCGCAGCTGAGTTCCCACGTCATCATTCACTACCACCGTCGTGTGGAGCGAAAGGCGCAGAATGAAGTCAAAGACGAACCAAATGAATCGCTCATCGAGAATGGAACGAAGGAATTTGAAAGCGAAGCATCTTGGACTCTGAAGGATGTTCCGCTGAAGAGTAGCACCACCGAGATGACGGATGATGACGGAACGACACAGGATGAAGCTGTTGAAGCGCTGCGCAGCCATGCCTTTGGTCGTCCTCATCGCGGTGAAGCCGAGAAGCTACACGTCCGCCGTGGGGTCAACATTCTGGTAGTAGTGGTGGCAGTGGTGTTGACTGTTATGTTATTATTGGGGTCGCTTCTTCCGAGTTTTTCGTTTGACGTTCAAGGTTTGGCGGGTGTGGCTGTAGAAGCAGGTCGGAACTTCGAGCAGGCCAAGGATGAGCATAGCATAATTTCGATTGCGCAGTTGCTGATGGATCAAGCTCGATTTGTGGACACAGCGAAGGACTATATTGGTACGACCTCGATAGCTGTGTTGCTGGTTTTGACGGTCTTGATTGTGCCTGTTCTTCAGACGTGCGCGTTAGTGGTGCAGTGGTTTTATCCCATGACGCATGGAACGCGCCGTCGCGTGGAGAGTGTTGTCGAGGTCTTGCGGGCCTGGCAGTATATGGAAGTATACGTGATATCGATAGTTGTCGGAGCGTGGCAATTGCCGGAGGTTTCGagctttttgattggatCGGCGTGCGATGGCTTGCAAAGCACATTTGCCGAGCTGGTCTTTTACGGATTTATAGAAGCGGAAGACGCACAATGCTTCAAAGTGGACGCGGCGATCTCTTCGGGATCCTATGTGCTGATTGCAGCCGCAGTGTTATTGGCTGTCATGAACACTTTCATCTGCAAGGCAGTCGGTCAAGTGGAATACTTCTCCAAATACCGTGAATTGTTCGCGGCTCACGGTTCTTTGCACCGGAAGGAACTGGCGCTGGAAGAGCGAGAGCCGGTACCCGTAGACGACATCAATGCTGTGCCTGTACTGTTTACGGATCGATTTCGTTGGTTGTTGCGCACTCAGAAAATGTCGTGATGGCTCGTTTCAAGCAGATGAATTTTGTGGAAAGGCTTTATAATTTGTTAAAAACGACGTAACCGTACCGGGTGTTTCAATTACAGTCCTGATAGTGAGTCAGACAACTGATTTCCTATACAAATAGTACGGCTAGTCGATCCACTAATGATAAAGAAATGTCGTCGGCTTGGCGTTCGGTCAATTCCGTGACCCCCCAGGTTTCTCGTACTGACGTTCGTTTGTCTTCTGAGAGTGGCGCTGGCAccaatgcaatttgttggcGTTGTGCATTTGACGAAAGCAACCAGGGTAGCAAAACGTATGCTACGGCGTTTGGCGCCTCGTGATTGGGACAGTGACCAACGCTGGAGAGTTCCACGTATCGCTGGACCTTACCCGTTGGACGCTGTCCCAGAGCTCGGAGCATACGCGCTGCAAAGGCCGGTTTGCACCAAGGATCGTCGGCTCCAAAGCATAGCAAAACGTCACACTCGAGCCGGGAAAGGGCTTCGTCGAAAGCGTTGATCTTTTTGTAGTCGTTTTTGGTATTGCTTGGAGCATCATTTGGTTTCGTCGGTAAGGTCACGGGAGGAGACCAAAGAATCGAGGCAAAGGCCGCGTGTCCCCCTTGACTTTCAGTGCAGGCTCGGATTTGTTGCATGAGCGTGGCGTCAAACGCCTCCCGATGGACgtacgccgccgccaaatATTGTTCGATTGTGTTGAGATTGCGAATCTGATCGAACAGAAATCGACCAATGGTCTTGGGCAGAAAAGGAGCCGGCAAATGACCGGTCCAGCCGGGCAAATTGAGTCCCCAAACAGGAGTGGCGTTGAGCAGGGTGACGGAGGCTACCAAGTCGGGTCGCAAGGCAGCCACAAATACGGCCAAGTGTCCGCCGACAGAATTGCCTACCAAATGGACTCGTTCCGGAGGAGCAGTATAGTGTCTCGTGGACGAGAAACAGGATTCACGAGCAGGCAAAACGATTGTCTCCAAAAATGCTACAATCTGGTCCACCCATGTTTGTCCACAGTAGCGCAATCCCAATTCCGCTTCACTTTGTCCATCGTTGGAATCCACGGGCCAGGAGCGACCTTGTCCGAGATAATCAAGCGTGTAAATAATAGTAGCAAGACTGGCGGGTTCATCTCTATTGCTGTTTTTGTCAGTTACTGTAGATTGGTCGGACTGTTGTTGCAGGGCTTGGATGAGTCGGTGTTGGTGGAAGGACCCGACCCCAAAGCCGTTCAGGAGCAGCACCGGCGAGACGTCTCGATACGGTGTGGTTGGTGATTGCGGCGGCACGGCTATCTTGGTGGGAAATCTGACCACAGCGGTCTCATATGCAATGGGGTGGGATCGGAACAAAAAGGTATGCGAAGATATAGGGACGGGGGAAGTCTCAGTGTTCCTGGCACTGGATTTGCCTACCGGCACGTTGCTATTGCTGTAGGAATAGGAGGTGACGAGACACGCGGATAGCCAGATCGTGAGCTGCAGGGTTTTCCGAATAATCTTCATTGGAAAAAAAGTGAATTTCCGAAGGCGAAGGTGTAAGCGATGGATGTCTTGCCTTTGGTACCGACCCCCATGGTCAGTTTGGGGAGCAAAGATTTCGTTGAAGATTGTGTCGGTTTGTCTTTGGTTCGTTGTTGATTCGTGTTTTATCGTGATTGGATCCAACAATCCCGTACTACTGTTTCCAGATATTCTATGCGCGTTCGACTATGCGCGTTCCTATGCGCGTTCGGATGCTCTGATTGGTCGAgaaattgacattcttcCTTGAGAGAATGATATTCTTCTGTCCTAAATAAaataatttccaaaagtccttagtcattcttgtgttggattgctggagccgcGGGTGTGAGCTGTGCTCACCCCCCTCCCAACCCCCTTTTGCTTACTGTGAACGCGCTGACCGTCAAAGAGCCCACACCATCCACCCCCATGCGGGCGTACATCAGATCGACCCTCTCGTTGCCCTCGACATCCCCGTTAGCGACAAGGGTCAAGTTGTTGGACGCCGTATAGCCACAAGTAGATTCCGTGCCCCACATCAAAGGGGCAAACTTCGTCATCAGGTGATGACACGCTTCCTCTTTGTCGGGGCGAAAGTCGCACGACGCCCACAGTCCGCGGAGACCGTCCCTCAGCACGCACCGCAGCATCCAACAGGTCCAACATGTGCAGCAGCGTGTACATGGTATCCGACGTGTGCATAAAGGGCCGTGGGACGGTGGCGGTAGACAATGCCTATTCGCGGGCGGactggaagacgacaaagtcgttttcggaaacgttaaagcacagaaagtcgaagcaattcaagcgTTGTTTCTACACGTTTCCCACACAGTGTATGTTGGAATGGAGATTGGGTGTGGCTGTTCGTGCATACAGCGGAACGCCGAAGGCACCGTCCGGGGGTCCACTATCCGGAATGGAAACGTTAAAGcacagaaagtcgaagcaattcaagcgTTGTTTCTACACGTTTCCCACACAGTGTATGTTGGAATGGAGATTGGGTGTGGCTGTTCGTGCATACAGCGGAACGCCGAAGGCACCGTCCGGGGGTCCACTATCCGGAATGGGTCGTTTCCGCAACGTGATGGAGGTTGCGCGACCTGCGCAACCAGTTATGGTTGTGGAGCATACTGTGTAGGACAGTGTGTCAAAACACTTGACAGACTGGTACTGTCAGATGCATCCTGGAGAAGTGTGCTGACAAGCAAAGGGAGCAGCAGGAATTACGGAATCACAAGTAGCTCCAGACCCCCAAGCACTACCAAGTTGGCCCATGCCTGACAAGGGGACAATTCCCAACAAACTTAAGAAAGCAGGTTGTTGATAGGTACAAGACCAATGCAGTATATCACagtgaacaaaaagaagattaTTACGCAGAAACGACTTGTTTGTGAGCTTGTTGTAATTCCTTGGTgtgacaacagcaacactgCAGCAAATAGACTTGATTCAAAGAATAGAGCCAAAGGGGAGCCGCGAGAAATTACAACAAAGATTTGTGTTGGCACAATCTAGACTTTTTGGAGTATGAAATTGAACTATGTTGAATGTCCTTTGCCATGATGGCTTTGAGAGAATATACAcacttggaaaagacatGATGGGTTTTGCTACAACTatctttttgttgctggtgacAAGAATCAAATGAACAATAGATGGTGAGAAATGAATGCATGAAGTTTGTTTCTTCATTTAATTTAAAGCACAAGTAAGTAGTCATTAGATGCTACCAGTTAAGCTATTAAATTTGTTGCTTGCAATCAACCGTGTCATGGTATTCATTCCTGTCAAAGCAGAGGTTGCAATCCAGTCTGTTACAGTGCTGTATGTGGCCACTCTGTGATCAAAGCTGGCAGCACCTTCTATAAGTCCTTCCATAATTGTTCCCATGTTGCCATAGCATGTAACTTCCACCCCAACATTGTTTGAAACTTTGGCAGCAGCCAAGCTTCCTGATAGATTGTACAGGCCATGAATAACAAGCCATTTAGTATGTCTTGGGAGGCTGATGAGCACAGGTTTGTTGGCTGTAATAAGGGAACTTAACTTTGATCCGTCACTGATGGCTTGTGAGCAGCAAAGTTCTGTTTGCCGGAAGCGAGGAAGCTCCTCTTTTGTAATCCTCCGGCCAAGGTCCCTCAGTATCTGGCAGCTTTGAATATTTCTGCATGTGGCTCTGTGGCAGAAGCTGCATTTGGAATTCTTTACTTTGTAGCTACGCACCGATGTCCCTCCATATGTGGCCATCACCTTTGAGACTAGTCTCTTGGATCGGGTCCTTCCTACTGTGTTGGCCTCTGGACCAGCCACTGGTTGATGCAGAGCTGGATGCTTTCTTCTCAGTTCAACAGCCAGGCTAGCAGATTGTACTATGCTGGCAGCTGAGCGGGCACTTGTTCCACGAGCAATCTCAAGCAAATGCTGAAGAGATGAATAGAGGACCATGCTCATTTCCGATTTGCCACCAACAATGTAGTCTACCACTGCTGCAGCAACACAAGTTGCTTCAGCATGAGTCACAGCAGCAcacttttgtttcttctggGGTTGCATTTTGGTGTTGGTAGAACATTTACCAGCCAATGTAGCTAATGGGATGCTATCATCCTCAGAAGAGGAGGGTTCATTGCGAGTGTCAGCATGAATATTAACTTCATCAACATTGACTTCATTAGCATTGTTGCCCTTGACCAACACTAGATCATCATCATTGCAACCATAATGATCATAAGTATCATTGTTGGAGCTGGTTGGACGAATTGCTGTTTGCAAGTGTGGCTGGAGCATTCTTTCTGGAAACAAGCTAAGTTCAAAGGTGTGATTATGTAGAGCATATTCATGCAGGCACATACCCCCAAACTCCTTTTGCTGGGAACAAGTGCAACGCTCTCCTTTCTTTATAACAATGGCGAAATCATCCAGCTTAGGAGTATCCATGTGAAAAATTTGGTGAGAGCCACATGGAAGACATAAATGGGTATAGCTCTTTCCCTCTTCTGAAAGAGGACACCAATAATCTTTGAAGAATCTCTTTGAGAGTGCTTTGTGTGCCCCAGCATCTGACAGATCATGCAATAGTGtggttgttttggtttttgaAGCCCTATTAAAGGATAATAGCTCATATCTTGCGTCTTCTTGTTCATGCAAGTTGGCCAAGTCTTGTCGTCGGTACAGAAGTGCACTGATTTCTTTGACAATGTCTTGTGATGAGCCTGGACCAACTCGAGCTACAACACTAGAGTGGTTTGATTCTGCTGGTTGACTGCTGgatttgccaagatttccAGGTATGGTTTTGATAAAGTGGTGAGCAAACCGTTCTGGGTGATCATACAATCCCTTCACATACTCAAGCTTAGCAGGGTTGTGGGCCAGTGTTTGTGCTATCTCCTGGTATGCTTCATCATATTCTTTGCGTGACTTTCCATAAAGCATCTTCCCAAGTGAAGCCTTTAACTGGTCAAACAGGGTTGGTCCAAAGTATTCTGGCCATACTTTTGACTTCAGGTGAAAGGAATCCCATGCAAGAGTTGTGGAAGGGCGCTTCAGACCTACCAATGGTAGGAGTGCATCTGTTAAAAAGCAGTCTGCGTAGATGAGACGGATAGAGGCCAATTTTCGCCGTGGCTCCATTTGCTCCAAAGAATTTAAGGCAAATGCATATGCGGCAAGTGTTTCCCCCAAACAGATACTTTCACAGAGTGGAACCACTCGCATTTCATGATCCATTGCAACAGGACCAATGTATGGCCAGTGGAGACTGttcattttccttttcataGCATCCAGGTATATTGTGCTCCCAAACCGGATCCAGGCTTTGCGCATACTTTTGGTAATCCAAACAATGCCAATTGGCCGTACGTCAATATCGTAATGCACACGGAAGTCAAAGCCAATGGTCTCAGATTTCACTTTTTCAAGAAATGCAAGTGCCTTCCAACCTTCACCTGTGTCCTGTAGAACCTGTCTCATAAATTCAGCCACTTTCTCTCTGGACACATCATCATCCTTTGAGATTATGGTCTCATCCTCATCCAATGGAACAAAATCAATTAATTTCTGTGCTGTTGCAATGTTTATTGGTGTTTGTTCTATGGAGTACTTGACTGCTCGCTTTCTGATGTTGCATATATCAGAAGCAGTAATTGCATAGTGCTCTGGCACATGATCTTTTAGCAAACTCTTCATCTGGCAAGCATTGATATTTCCTGCAGCTATTAATGTCACAATATCATTGACCTTTGTCAGATCCAAGCCACCAATTGTTATGCCAGCAGCCTTCCTTGCAAGGCGCTGCTCCTTAACACCTGGATGGCATTCCGTGCTGTGCTCTAATTCATATGATGTTAATTTCACAGCTCTCCGATGCCGCGGTTTTGTGTCATCCTTGCAACAAGATGATGATCGGATGATAAATGAACAATTTGATTTGATGCTTGTCCGCTCTCTTTGTCTTGTTGGTGACACAATTGACTCACGTGGTTTAGTTGAGCTCTTGGCAAAAAAGCATGACAATTTGTTGCCAgacgaaacaacaacaaatcccCAGTGTGCGGCAAATCGTGAAGCAACCTGCTTGAGCTGGTAAAAGTTGACAAAATAGGTGCTGGCCTTCATCTTCCCAAAGAGTTCATTTGCCTTGATTGAAAGTCTCATCTTATTGACATAtccatcattgtcaacatcTGAGTCTTTACGACAGTGTGCATCAACCAGTTCTTTCAGTTCAGTAGGTAGCCAGTCAATTGAATTAGCAACTTTTGTCACCTTCACCAAAGCTTGTTCCTTTGTAAGCATTTGATCTTTGACTGCTgcaccaaatttttcaatAGCTTCATCTACAACAACGTAAGGGTCATGTTCCTTCCCATTTTGCAGAATCCGGAGTGGTGGATATGCTACAAGCTCACCATATATTTTAGACATTATTTCGACTTGGACCATTGTTGGCCTTGTGGACTTGTCTTGTTCCGTCTCCAAGCATTGAAGCAAACACTGACTCTTTTACTGTAGATGCAACAAAATGACTAtgtgcaaaatgaaaaggaCGGTGTTTGGTATATCTCGCGGCGTCGGGGATGTGCGAGAGGTTGCCATTTCT is a window encoding:
- a CDS encoding predicted protein — translated: MKIIRKTLQLTIWLSACLVTSYSYSNSNVPVGKSSARNTETSPVPISSHTFLFRSHPIAYETAVVRFPTKIAVPPQSPTTPYRDVSPVLLLNGFGVGSFHQHRLIQALQQQSDQSTVTDKNSNRDEPASLATIIYTLDYLGQGRSWPVDSNDGQSEAELGLRYCGQTWVDQIVAFLETIVLPARESCFSSTRHYTAPPERVHLVGNSVGGHLAVFVAALRPDLVASVTLLNATPVWGLNLPGWTGHLPAPFLPKTIGRFLFDQIRNLNTIEQYLAAAYVHREAFDATLMQQIRACTESQGGHAAFASILWSPPVTLPTKPNDAPSNTKNDYKKINAFDEALSRLECDVLLCFGADDPWCKPAFAARMLRALGQRPTGKVQRYVELSSVGHCPNHEAPNAVAYVLLPWLLSSNAQRQQIALVPAPLSEDKRTSVRETWGVTELTERQADDISLSLVDRLAVLFV
- a CDS encoding predicted protein (unknown function; similarity to Entamoeba protein; membrane protein; unknownn protein), with the protein product MRRRQLLPPRIAAYVACVFFSFCNSSLLAAASAELADNGNHAVSVDFPETLHSSGASLTLSSRARSDDFRSLALGDFDALNALYSGTTFTLPSTSVDTKVGGFTLSLSFANIVCRDFNLGDIRLTPVENITTAATTIRSTLQLVDVDIVCSADYRYRYILGTNGGGRADIYTRDNSVSSQIVLRSPDLARFAPDEFILENCATTVNVFDLDFNGGGVVNIVGNILNALDKVLRNVVEREISDFLCQALQDVDDDVAALLGRLTTLLGPYLGDSPDGNGNDSVAVGALQAERDLVVPSDVTLLNFQEPSTQFANVIDLLVEQVGGYFGNTNTGAGTLNINALLRDQILDDNGALVVDLTKLGDFGSGNLLQASNEILGSIAVKIETATVIGLDSFSRFDDLSQIGNFTFQTGFAIEDIRLEIQMELRLQPPASTQSLVEVVQVEIPLGRVDASTSLLLAIDQGRLGSLPLGSLLNDDSVVNCLLSAVFDLQVTSLSIQPALSVGLPTVRGFATPGLQRVVGTAVEIVYDAFYQTLVVALNNFVQTTAIEFLDDAVQGLRNSTTCLTKARGSETALIDFRDLLLSAEESEAYGGNGTNPYGSLGVVVKSLIDDELVANDASGVPKMNNFIIKPLTEQQSGIAGTFLLAQEFLAFDQRISFNGLDAKVRFRIADLRVENLDTIREPLALLDPLTNEASRINNTLSMGTPSTPLRISVLLQIGVEGAGTTILNKVNIGVELSSVSVVTKLLARIVERDFLSFPIEDMLNIDCWLATVQTPSLSAQGVRNEDSMVSLGLEDLKLLIGDMNFTVDCIECTSPQVLQIGELLRTPQGQTDAATSAQNVVDYLVSLTQGDNSFLQSRIDRLLVESAKRCPHSPSFSSETGSLQYEAFEVNLKEDSMSFLLGVLVAAGVSVGGTILLTILVKVLVARRNRKWLQSLPSSRALAIYDEQQKHRDFEESIDKRTSSMFRSGQVPLVIRWLVPVFILGNIGMFLSGHLSVGGSVRIYIQIAGERLVFDDFYSFSVAQSAIELWDAGGKELAILILIFSGVWPYTKQILTFLLWFAPPTRVSVSTRGTWLLWLDALAKWSMIDVFVMIISIVAFRVSIRSPSQSFLPDDLYRVDLAVVPVWGLYANLTAQLLSQLSSHVIIHYHRRVERKAQNEVKDEPNESLIENGTKEFESEASWTLKDVPLKSSTTEMTDDDGTTQDEAVEALRSHAFGRPHRGEAEKLHVRRGVNILVVVVAVVLTVMLLLGSLLPSFSFDVQGLAGVAVEAGRNFEQAKDEHSIISIAQLLMDQARFVDTAKDYIGTTSIAVLLVLTVLIVPVLQTCALVVQWFYPMTHGTRRRVESVVEVLRAWQYMEVYVISIVVGAWQLPEVSSFLIGSACDGLQSTFAELVFYGFIEAEDAQCFKVDAAISSGSYVLIAAAVLLAVMNTFICKAVGQVEYFSKYRELFAAHGSLHRKELALEEREPVPVDDINAVPVLFTDRFRWLLRTQKMS
- a CDS encoding predicted protein, with translation MCSSVYMVSDVCIKGRGTVAVDNAYSRADWKTTKSFSETLKHRKSKQFKRCFYTFPTQCMLEWRLGVAVRAYSGTPKAPSGGPLSGMETLKHRKSKQFKRCFYTFPTQCMLEWRLGVAVRAYSGTPKAPSGGPLSGMGRFRNVMEVARPAQPVMVVEHTV
- a CDS encoding predicted protein, which produces MVQVEIMSKIYGELVAYPPLRILQNGKEHDPYVVVDEAIEKFGAAVKDQMLTKEQALVKVTKVANSIDWLPTELKELVDAHCRKDSDVDNDGYVNKMRLSIKANELFGKMKASTYFVNFYQLKQVASRFAAHWGFVVVSSGNKLSCFFAKSSTKPQHSTECHPGVKEQRLARKAAGITIGGLDLTKVNDIVTLIAAGNINACQMKSLLKDHVPEHYAITASDICNIRKRAVKYSIEQTPINIATAQKLIDFVPLDEDETIISKDDDVSREKVAEFMRQVLQDTGEGWKALAFLEKVKSETIGFDFRVHYDIDVRPIGIVWITKSMRKAWIRFGSTIYLDAMKRKMNSLHWPYIGPVAMDHEMRVVPLCESICLGETLAAYAFALNSLEQMEPRRKLASIRLIYADCFLTDALLPLVGLKRPSTTLAWDSFHLKSKVWPEYFGPTLFDQLKASLGKMLYGKSRKEYDEAYQEIAQTLAHNPAKLEYVKGLYDHPERFAHHFIKTIPGNLGKSSSQPAESNHSSVVARVGPGSSQDIVKEISALLYRRQDLANLHEQEDARYELLSFNRASKTKTTTLLHDLSDAGAHKALSKRFFKDYWCPLSEEGKSYTHLCLPCGSHQIFHMDTPKLDDFAIVIKKGERCTCSQQKEFGGMCLHEYALHNHTFELSLFPERMLQPHLQTAIRPTSSNNDTYDHYGCNDDDLVLVKGNNANEVNVDEVNIHADTRNEPSSSEDDSIPLATLAGKCSTNTKMQPQKKQKCAAVTHAEATCVAAAVVDYIVGGKSEMSMVLYSSLQHLLEIARGTSARSAASIVQSASLAVELRRKHPALHQPVAGPEANTVGRTRSKRLVSKVMATYGGTSILRDLGRRITKEELPRFRQTELCCSQAISDGSKLSSLITANKPVLISLPRHTKWLVIHGLYNLSGSLAAAKVSNNVGVEVTCYGNMGTIMEGLIEGAASFDHRVATYSTVTDWIATSALTGMNTMTRLIASNKFNSLTGSI